The following are encoded together in the Bacteroidales bacterium MB20-C3-3 genome:
- a CDS encoding HU family DNA-binding protein, protein MTKADIVNEVAKATGMEKIAVQNVIESFMDSVKDSLSKEKNVYLRGFGSFIVKKRAKKTARNISKNTTLVIPEHFIPSFKPAKVFMNKVKNNVK, encoded by the coding sequence ATGACAAAAGCGGATATCGTTAACGAAGTTGCAAAAGCAACCGGAATGGAAAAAATCGCTGTACAGAATGTTATTGAAAGCTTCATGGACAGTGTAAAAGATTCTCTTTCAAAAGAGAAAAATGTTTATCTACGTGGATTTGGAAGTTTCATTGTTAAGAAACGTGCAAAGAAAACTGCTAGAAACATTTCAAAAAACACAACTCTTGTTATTCCTGAGCACTTCATTCCTTCGTTCAAACCTGCAAAGGTGTTTATGAACAAGGTTAAGAACAATGTAAAGTAA
- the lon gene encoding endopeptidase La, with product MKFKDLIFQQSMGDDVNIIPVMSFEGNQEIRDINMPDTLPILALRNAVLFPDTIIPITVGREKSVKLVRDVYSKDKILGAVAQKDARVEDPSPEDLFETGTLARIIKIIEMPDGGTTIILQGIKRFKILDILFTKPYFTASVKYLEEEISKRASKELDAIASSIKDNALQIIKLSPNLPQEAAFAIKNIEGHSFLVNFIASSMEIENPLDKMSLLRENKLKQRALKLLELLNKHIDLLKIKDDIQQKVRTEIDQQQREYYLNNQLKTIQEELGINNNIQEFNDLRQMAKDKLWPKYVAETFDKELQKLERTNPNSPDYNIQLSYVKFLIELPWNETSQDNLDLPHAKKILDQDHFGLEQVKERIIEHLAVLKLKGDMKSPILCLYGPPGVGKTSLGKSIAKALGRKYGRISLGGLHDESEIRGHRRTYIGAMPGRIINAIKKSGTSNPLIVLDEIDKVSSDFRGDPASALLEVLDPEQNTTFHDNYLDLDYDLSKVLFLTTANNIQSIHPALRDRMEMINVSGYLAEEKRYIAKDHLLPKQRESHGLTKDQLKISSKGLDTIIDEYTRESGVRGLDKQIAKIARVTAKKIAFNEELSPILGSAEVREILGIPTNQHDMQKGNEAPGVVTGLAWTQNGGEILFIECSTSKGKGNLSSTGNLGDVMKESSVIAYQYLKSHPDLLGMTHKEFIERDLHIHVPEGAIPKDGPSAGITMVSAMASALMKKKTRSGIAMTGEITLRGRLLPVGGIKEKILAAKRAGIKTILLSEENEKDIKEIKEIYIKGLEFKFFKTIQEVLDFIFV from the coding sequence ATGAAATTTAAAGATTTGATATTTCAGCAATCCATGGGAGATGATGTAAATATAATACCGGTAATGAGTTTTGAAGGCAATCAGGAGATTCGTGATATTAATATGCCTGACACTCTTCCAATACTGGCATTAAGAAATGCTGTTCTCTTTCCGGATACTATTATACCAATTACAGTGGGACGGGAAAAATCGGTTAAACTAGTAAGAGATGTATATAGTAAAGATAAAATTCTTGGAGCGGTAGCCCAGAAAGACGCAAGAGTAGAGGACCCCTCTCCGGAAGACCTTTTTGAGACAGGAACACTTGCACGAATTATTAAGATAATTGAGATGCCTGATGGAGGGACTACAATTATTCTGCAGGGGATAAAGAGATTTAAAATTCTTGATATACTTTTTACTAAACCCTATTTTACTGCAAGCGTTAAATATCTGGAAGAGGAGATTAGTAAGCGTGCCTCAAAAGAGCTTGATGCTATTGCCAGTTCAATCAAGGACAATGCCCTTCAGATTATCAAACTCTCACCCAATCTTCCTCAGGAGGCTGCATTTGCAATAAAGAATATTGAGGGACATAGTTTTCTTGTCAATTTTATTGCATCAAGTATGGAGATTGAAAATCCGCTTGACAAAATGTCGCTTCTCAGGGAAAATAAGCTCAAACAGAGGGCACTTAAACTTCTTGAACTTTTAAATAAACATATTGATCTGCTGAAAATTAAAGACGATATTCAACAAAAAGTAAGGACCGAGATTGATCAGCAACAAAGAGAGTACTATCTTAACAATCAGCTCAAAACAATTCAGGAGGAGCTGGGTATAAACAATAATATTCAGGAGTTCAATGATCTCAGACAGATGGCAAAAGATAAACTCTGGCCTAAATATGTTGCTGAGACTTTTGATAAAGAGTTGCAAAAACTTGAACGAACAAATCCCAACTCTCCAGATTACAACATTCAGCTCTCTTATGTAAAGTTCCTGATTGAACTTCCCTGGAATGAGACAAGCCAGGATAATCTGGACCTGCCACATGCAAAAAAGATACTGGATCAGGATCACTTTGGCCTGGAACAGGTAAAAGAGAGAATTATTGAGCACCTTGCTGTGCTCAAGCTTAAAGGTGATATGAAGTCACCAATCCTTTGCCTTTATGGCCCTCCGGGAGTAGGCAAAACCTCTCTCGGTAAATCTATAGCAAAGGCACTCGGAAGAAAATACGGGAGAATCTCTCTTGGAGGTCTACACGATGAATCTGAAATAAGAGGACACAGAAGAACCTATATAGGAGCTATGCCGGGCAGAATTATTAATGCAATTAAAAAATCCGGCACATCAAATCCCCTTATTGTATTAGACGAAATTGACAAAGTAAGCAGTGACTTCAGAGGAGATCCTGCATCTGCTTTACTTGAGGTATTGGACCCGGAGCAAAATACTACATTCCATGATAACTATCTGGATTTGGATTATGACTTGTCAAAAGTACTATTCCTTACAACAGCCAACAATATCCAGTCAATTCATCCAGCCTTAAGGGACAGAATGGAGATGATAAATGTAAGTGGCTATCTTGCTGAAGAGAAGAGATATATTGCTAAGGATCACCTATTGCCAAAACAGCGGGAGTCACATGGTCTCACTAAAGATCAGTTAAAAATTAGCAGTAAAGGACTTGATACCATAATTGATGAATATACAAGAGAATCCGGGGTTAGAGGTCTTGATAAACAGATTGCAAAGATTGCACGGGTTACAGCAAAGAAGATTGCGTTTAACGAGGAGCTCTCTCCAATTTTAGGATCTGCTGAGGTAAGGGAGATTCTGGGTATCCCAACAAATCAACATGATATGCAAAAAGGGAACGAAGCGCCTGGTGTTGTAACTGGATTAGCCTGGACACAAAACGGCGGAGAGATTCTCTTTATTGAATGCAGCACAAGTAAAGGCAAAGGAAATCTTTCCTCTACAGGTAATCTTGGTGATGTAATGAAGGAGTCTTCGGTAATTGCCTATCAGTATCTGAAGTCACATCCGGATCTGCTTGGAATGACTCACAAAGAGTTTATAGAGAGAGATCTTCACATCCATGTACCTGAAGGTGCCATCCCTAAAGATGGACCTTCTGCAGGCATAACAATGGTCAGTGCAATGGCCTCTGCCCTTATGAAGAAAAAGACCCGGAGCGGGATTGCAATGACTGGTGAAATAACATTAAGAGGCAGACTCCTTCCGGTAGGTGGAATAAAAGAGAAGATACTTGCGGCAAAAAGGGCCGGGATAAAAACTATTCTGCTTTCTGAGGAGAACGAAAAAGATATCAAGGAGATAAAAGAGATCTATATAAAAGGTTTAGAATTTAAATTTTTCAAGACTATACAAGAGGTTCTTGATTTCATATTCGTTTAA
- the ung gene encoding uracil-DNA glycosylase yields MFVKIEKSWADALKDEFEKEYFQKITSYLKHEIASGIVVYPKGGNIFKAFDSTPLNRVKVVILGQDPYHGEGQAHGLSFSVQEGVHQPPSLQNIFKELRDDLGIPLPNTGNLELWAQRGVFLLNSVLTVRAGLPASHSKIGWSLFTDRVISILSEKREGVVFMLWGNYARSKRELIDHNKHLVLEAAHPSPLARGAFFGCRHFSKANEYLIAKGKDPVNWSL; encoded by the coding sequence ATGTTTGTAAAGATTGAAAAATCCTGGGCTGACGCTCTTAAAGATGAATTTGAAAAGGAGTACTTCCAGAAAATAACTTCATACCTGAAGCATGAAATTGCCTCAGGTATTGTTGTTTATCCTAAAGGAGGAAATATATTTAAGGCTTTTGATTCCACCCCGCTTAACAGGGTTAAGGTGGTAATATTGGGGCAGGATCCATATCACGGAGAGGGACAGGCTCATGGTTTATCATTTTCAGTACAGGAGGGAGTTCATCAACCACCTTCACTACAGAATATTTTTAAAGAGCTTAGGGATGATTTAGGGATACCTTTACCAAATACCGGTAATCTGGAATTATGGGCCCAAAGAGGCGTATTTCTGCTTAATTCTGTATTAACAGTAAGAGCAGGATTACCTGCATCCCACTCAAAAATTGGATGGTCTCTTTTCACAGACAGGGTCATCAGTATTTTGTCTGAGAAAAGAGAGGGAGTGGTTTTTATGCTTTGGGGCAATTATGCAAGAAGTAAAAGAGAGCTAATTGATCATAATAAACATCTGGTACTTGAAGCTGCTCACCCTTCACCACTGGCCAGAGGAGCATTTTTCGGATGCAGACATTTTTCTAAAGCAAATGAGTACCTTATTGCTAAAGGTAAAGATCCTGTGAACTGGAGTCTCTAG
- a CDS encoding YggS family pyridoxal phosphate-dependent enzyme, which produces MSVENNLKYFREELPSTIKLVAVSKFKPDNLILEAYNAGQRDFGENRPQELSAKMERLPSDIRWHFIGRLQSNKIKMIIDKVYLIHSVDSFKLISEISKEATKRGLEPSILIQQHISDEDSKQGFSDSEMEEAVELTLGFGNIKLRGIMGMASLTENSDKVRDEFSRLKSTFERLKSKYFLDDAEFCEISMGMSGDYKIAAEEGSTIVRIGTSIFGERE; this is translated from the coding sequence GTGAGCGTAGAGAATAATTTAAAATATTTTAGAGAGGAGCTGCCGTCAACAATTAAGTTGGTGGCAGTTTCCAAATTTAAACCTGACAACCTTATATTAGAGGCTTACAATGCAGGTCAACGAGATTTTGGTGAGAACAGGCCACAGGAACTTTCGGCAAAAATGGAGCGATTACCCTCAGATATCAGATGGCATTTTATTGGGCGTCTCCAGTCAAATAAGATTAAGATGATTATTGATAAAGTATATTTGATACACTCTGTCGATAGCTTTAAACTAATTTCTGAAATTTCTAAAGAGGCAACAAAAAGAGGATTAGAACCCTCTATTCTTATTCAGCAGCACATATCTGACGAGGATTCCAAACAGGGTTTCTCTGATTCAGAGATGGAAGAAGCTGTAGAATTAACTCTGGGATTTGGTAATATCAAGCTCAGGGGTATTATGGGAATGGCCTCATTGACAGAGAATTCTGACAAAGTCAGAGATGAGTTCAGCCGATTAAAATCTACATTTGAAAGGTTAAAAAGTAAGTACTTTTTAGATGATGCCGAGTTTTGTGAAATATCCATGGGGATGTCAGGGGATTACAAAATTGCTGCAGAGGAGGGGAGTACCATTGTAAGAATAGGTACCAGTATTTTTGGAGAGAGAGAGTGA
- the yidC gene encoding membrane protein insertase YidC has product MNKNSILGFVIIGVILIAFSWYNSKIMGDQTQLQNIADSANVSSQTQTDALSDTIVLSDTATGISPVNASPYKDSMLIKASTNEETFATLQNDKINVDFSSLGAQPYKATIKGFTTHDKQDLVLLRERSGNLSISVFAGQEIHTDKFSFDLTERDDTSLTYRLHLDSSAFIQYKYTLPEDSYMISLDVKFVGMKSLIARNVTSLDLFWRMDIPRLEKGYDNEKNYSTIVYKFPNVNGVEDLGLRKDESEEDIRTKVEWVAFQQQFFSAILVAENSFSNARMNYLFVPEGDPDNTLMRCESHMQIPYSEGDEVSVPLSLYFGPNHFKTLKSYDKGFEKIVPLGGWLIGWINRYIIITVFDFLGRFIGNYGLIIFILTLLIKLVISPLTFKSYISSAKMRVLKPEIDKISAKYPKSEDAMKKQQETMALYSKTGVSMFGGCLPMLLQFPILFAMFRFFPASFELRQEGFLWAKDLSTYDSILDFGFTIPLFGDHLSLFALLMAVSTFFYSRMNIDQMNSGPQMAGMKYMTLYFMPLFLLFLGNNFSSGLSYYYLLSNLITMIQTWAIRKFFVDEEKIYAKLKEKAAQPKKKSKFQERLDAAYKAQQQQIKGKK; this is encoded by the coding sequence ATGAACAAAAATTCCATTCTTGGCTTCGTAATAATAGGAGTCATACTTATTGCTTTCAGCTGGTATAACTCAAAAATAATGGGCGATCAGACTCAGCTGCAAAACATAGCTGATTCTGCAAATGTAAGTTCACAGACTCAAACAGATGCGCTTTCTGACACAATTGTCTTAAGCGATACTGCTACAGGCATATCTCCTGTAAATGCATCTCCATACAAAGACTCAATGCTTATCAAAGCCAGTACAAATGAGGAGACATTTGCCACCCTTCAGAACGATAAGATCAATGTTGACTTTTCCAGCTTGGGAGCTCAGCCATACAAAGCAACTATAAAGGGTTTTACAACTCATGATAAACAAGATTTGGTACTCCTGAGAGAGAGGTCTGGAAACTTGTCCATCAGCGTTTTTGCAGGACAAGAGATTCATACCGACAAATTCTCGTTTGATTTGACTGAGAGAGACGATACATCTCTTACATACAGACTCCATCTGGATTCTTCTGCATTCATCCAATACAAATATACTCTCCCTGAGGATAGTTATATGATATCTCTTGATGTCAAATTCGTTGGGATGAAGAGCTTGATTGCAAGAAATGTAACATCTCTGGACCTGTTTTGGAGAATGGACATTCCAAGACTTGAGAAGGGGTATGACAATGAAAAGAACTACTCTACGATTGTGTACAAATTTCCAAATGTTAATGGAGTAGAGGATCTTGGCCTTAGAAAGGATGAATCGGAAGAGGATATAAGAACAAAGGTTGAATGGGTTGCTTTCCAGCAGCAGTTTTTCTCAGCTATTCTTGTTGCAGAAAATAGCTTTAGTAATGCAAGAATGAACTACCTGTTTGTTCCGGAGGGAGATCCTGACAATACCTTGATGAGATGTGAATCTCATATGCAAATTCCATACTCTGAAGGAGATGAAGTCTCAGTACCTTTAAGTCTCTATTTTGGTCCTAACCACTTCAAAACTTTAAAATCATATGATAAGGGATTTGAGAAGATTGTTCCACTGGGTGGATGGCTTATTGGATGGATAAACCGATATATAATCATTACAGTATTCGATTTTCTTGGCAGATTCATTGGTAATTACGGTCTGATTATTTTTATACTAACATTACTCATTAAGCTGGTAATATCTCCGCTGACATTCAAGTCATATATCTCATCTGCGAAAATGAGAGTCCTCAAGCCTGAGATAGATAAAATCAGTGCTAAGTATCCTAAGAGCGAGGATGCAATGAAGAAGCAGCAGGAGACTATGGCTCTCTACAGCAAGACAGGTGTGAGTATGTTTGGGGGATGTCTTCCAATGCTACTTCAGTTTCCAATACTGTTTGCGATGTTCCGGTTCTTCCCTGCTTCATTTGAGTTAAGGCAGGAGGGCTTTTTATGGGCAAAGGATTTAAGTACATACGATTCAATACTAGATTTTGGTTTTACGATACCTCTTTTTGGGGATCACCTTAGTCTTTTCGCTTTATTGATGGCTGTTTCAACCTTCTTCTACTCCAGGATGAACATAGACCAGATGAATTCTGGCCCTCAAATGGCAGGGATGAAGTATATGACACTTTATTTTATGCCTCTGTTTTTACTTTTCCTGGGAAATAACTTCTCAAGCGGACTAAGTTATTACTACTTGCTTTCAAATCTTATTACAATGATTCAAACCTGGGCAATAAGAAAGTTCTTTGTGGATGAGGAGAAAATATATGCAAAGCTTAAGGAAAAGGCTGCCCAACCAAAGAAAAAGTCAAAATTTCAGGAGAGACTTGATGCAGCATACAAAGCTCAGCAACAACAAATAAAAGGGAAGAAGTGA
- a CDS encoding DUF349 domain-containing protein, whose product MNQELNTSALNEQIGEENLTEITQEESVSDYHDYSAKSLMEIVEIFQQMLERGDQQELYKNADIIKAAFYKVLKREKIAAGFLPPSDSPEVSEEEGEENLVSNNPFAELERGFKELYQNYKTMRSSFILNIEKQKEENLKIKLEIIDELKSLLEKQEDLNHTFPAFRELQNRWKATGPVPQSANKDVWESYQFSIEKFYDFVKINNELRDLDLKKNLEIKIELCSKAEELINDNNVVEAFRKLQKLHEEWRELGPVPKELREEIWERFKKATSAINKRQQEFFERLKEDQKHNLELKAEICEKAEAIAVMENVDGKDWNSLSKQIETLQTEWKNIGFASRKENQKIYDRFRAACDKFYDAKREFYSSFKVQMQDNLDKKIALCEQAEALKDSSDWKKTTDQLINLQKRWKEIGPVARKQSDVVWKRFRAACDEFFANKSKHFSSVDESYDENLKKKLDLIQEINDYKFDTKTSENIDALKDFQTRWSEMGFVPIKEKERVQAAYRHAIDTKFADIRSSENEHKIDRYKKHIKELQNSGRGDRGIRSERDKLVQKFRLMENDIAVWENNMGFFAKSKNADALLLELDKKIARAKEELAQIEEKIKVIDNQQE is encoded by the coding sequence ATGAACCAGGAATTGAACACATCTGCTCTTAACGAGCAAATAGGCGAAGAGAACCTTACTGAAATCACACAGGAGGAATCTGTATCTGATTATCATGATTATTCTGCAAAGAGTCTGATGGAGATCGTTGAGATTTTTCAACAGATGCTTGAAAGAGGAGACCAGCAGGAGCTCTACAAAAATGCAGACATAATTAAGGCAGCTTTTTATAAAGTCCTTAAAAGAGAAAAGATTGCAGCCGGCTTTTTACCTCCGTCTGACTCTCCTGAAGTCTCAGAAGAGGAGGGTGAGGAGAATCTGGTTTCCAACAATCCTTTTGCTGAACTCGAGAGAGGCTTTAAGGAGTTGTATCAGAATTACAAGACTATGAGATCCTCTTTTATCCTTAACATTGAAAAGCAGAAAGAGGAGAATCTTAAGATTAAGCTTGAGATAATTGATGAACTTAAATCCTTGTTAGAAAAACAAGAGGATCTTAATCATACATTCCCTGCTTTTAGGGAGCTTCAAAACAGGTGGAAGGCAACCGGTCCGGTTCCTCAGTCTGCAAACAAAGATGTATGGGAAAGTTATCAGTTTAGTATTGAGAAATTTTACGATTTCGTAAAAATCAATAATGAATTGAGAGATCTTGATTTAAAAAAGAATCTTGAAATAAAAATTGAGTTATGCTCAAAAGCCGAAGAGCTAATTAATGACAATAATGTAGTTGAGGCGTTCAGAAAGCTACAGAAGCTTCACGAAGAGTGGAGAGAGTTAGGTCCGGTTCCAAAGGAGTTGAGAGAGGAGATATGGGAGAGATTTAAAAAGGCTACATCGGCCATTAATAAAAGACAACAGGAATTTTTCGAAAGGCTTAAAGAGGACCAGAAGCACAACCTTGAATTGAAGGCAGAAATTTGCGAAAAGGCAGAGGCTATTGCTGTTATGGAAAATGTTGATGGAAAAGACTGGAACAGCCTCTCAAAACAGATAGAGACCCTTCAGACAGAGTGGAAAAATATTGGTTTTGCTTCAAGAAAAGAGAACCAAAAGATATATGACAGGTTCCGTGCTGCCTGCGATAAGTTTTACGATGCAAAAAGAGAGTTCTACTCCAGCTTTAAGGTTCAGATGCAGGATAATCTGGATAAGAAAATTGCTCTTTGTGAGCAGGCTGAAGCTCTTAAAGATAGTAGCGACTGGAAGAAGACTACAGATCAGTTAATTAATCTTCAGAAGAGGTGGAAGGAGATTGGACCTGTTGCCAGAAAACAATCTGATGTAGTATGGAAAAGATTCCGTGCTGCCTGCGATGAGTTTTTTGCAAATAAATCAAAACATTTCAGCTCTGTAGATGAATCATATGATGAAAATCTAAAGAAGAAACTTGACCTTATTCAGGAGATAAATGACTATAAATTTGACACTAAGACATCTGAAAATATTGATGCTCTTAAGGATTTTCAGACAAGATGGTCTGAAATGGGATTTGTGCCCATCAAAGAGAAGGAGAGGGTTCAGGCGGCTTACAGACATGCAATTGACACAAAATTTGCTGATATAAGATCTTCTGAAAATGAACATAAGATAGACAGGTATAAGAAACATATTAAGGAGCTTCAAAATTCCGGAAGAGGTGACAGAGGTATAAGAAGCGAAAGAGACAAGCTGGTTCAGAAATTCCGTCTGATGGAAAATGATATTGCAGTTTGGGAGAATAATATGGGATTCTTTGCAAAATCTAAAAATGCAGATGCTTTGCTGCTTGAGCTTGACAAGAAAATAGCCCGGGCAAAAGAGGAGCTTGCACAGATAGAGGAGAAGATTAAAGTAATTGACAACCAACAGGAGTAA
- the trmD gene encoding tRNA (guanosine(37)-N1)-methyltransferase TrmD has product MRIDILSVVPELLISPLGHSIVKRAADKGLAQIVVHDIRNYGKGNYRQVDDYPFGGEAGMVLMIEPIFRLISDLKSQREYDEIIFMTPDGDLLDQPIANKLSCKSNLIIICGHYKGIDHRIREHLVTMEISIGNYVLSGGEIPAAVLVDSIVRLIPGAIGDEMSALSDSFQDELLAPPVYTRPALFNGWSVPEILLSGNPKLIEAWKEEQSVERTKKLRPSLLKGEKD; this is encoded by the coding sequence ATACGAATTGATATATTATCTGTAGTACCGGAACTGCTTATAAGTCCGCTGGGTCACTCTATAGTTAAAAGAGCAGCAGACAAAGGTTTAGCACAAATAGTTGTTCACGATATCAGAAATTACGGGAAAGGAAATTACAGACAAGTTGATGACTACCCTTTTGGAGGAGAGGCAGGAATGGTTCTTATGATAGAACCTATTTTCAGATTAATATCAGATCTTAAATCTCAGCGGGAATACGACGAAATCATTTTTATGACACCGGACGGAGATTTGTTAGATCAGCCAATTGCCAATAAATTATCATGCAAGTCAAATTTAATTATCATTTGCGGCCATTATAAGGGAATTGATCACAGAATAAGAGAACATTTGGTTACAATGGAGATTTCAATTGGAAACTATGTTCTCAGCGGAGGAGAGATCCCCGCTGCTGTACTGGTTGACTCAATAGTAAGGCTAATTCCGGGTGCAATAGGTGATGAAATGTCTGCTCTAAGTGATTCATTTCAGGATGAGTTACTTGCACCTCCCGTTTATACAAGGCCAGCTCTTTTTAATGGTTGGAGCGTCCCTGAAATACTACTCTCCGGAAATCCTAAACTAATTGAAGCCTGGAAAGAGGAACAATCTGTCGAAAGGACAAAAAAACTTCGCCCCTCATTACTGAAGGGCGAAAAAGATTAA
- a CDS encoding 4Fe-4S dicluster domain-containing protein, with protein sequence MYKWLKRGRVIVSLTITVLITLAFLFFSNRDNFFFSSLLKYQFIPALLGVFTGSAIILALLVLMSLLFGRLYCSTICPLGTLQDSVWRISSLFRSKKNRRFSFSKANNILRYSFLSVAAIPLLFGSSFVISLLDPYSNYGKISSEIISRSEQFIHNILSSVFPDTIFFRSYSQFIAISFFFALFFLLIVIFMSAFRGRLYCNSVCPVGTTLGFISKFSAFRPVINIDNCNKCKLCVSNCKSECIDIENGNIDISRCVTCFNCMTVCKRNAISYKLVWGIKSENEKRVVDGRREALLTMGLLGSFVAARAIGRKSSSIPHESENGIAPPGAISVKNLKSNCTACQACVSACPNGIIKPATGEYGFDGLLMPVLSFEKHFCGYDCNVCAQVCPNGALIPHSLEEKKLTQIGQVRFYKEKCIVVTDNTACGACDEHCPTKAITMVTYNDEGLTIPVVDRDICIGCGGCEYVCPAAEKAMIVEPRAVHKLADKPKVEKQEKVVVDEFGF encoded by the coding sequence ATGTATAAGTGGTTAAAACGGGGAAGGGTGATTGTGTCACTGACAATAACAGTATTAATCACCCTTGCTTTCCTTTTCTTTTCAAACAGAGATAATTTTTTCTTCTCGTCTCTGCTTAAATATCAATTTATTCCTGCTTTGCTTGGAGTATTTACAGGATCAGCAATAATCCTGGCTTTATTAGTTCTGATGTCGCTTTTGTTTGGCAGATTGTACTGCTCAACAATTTGTCCATTAGGGACATTGCAGGATTCTGTATGGCGAATCTCCTCTCTGTTCAGAAGCAAAAAAAACAGAAGATTCAGCTTCTCCAAGGCTAATAACATTCTCAGATACTCCTTTCTATCTGTTGCTGCAATTCCTCTTCTGTTTGGATCATCATTTGTAATTTCGCTACTTGATCCATACTCAAATTATGGAAAAATCTCTTCAGAAATTATAAGCAGGAGCGAGCAATTCATTCATAATATTCTCTCTTCTGTTTTTCCTGACACTATTTTCTTCAGAAGTTATTCCCAGTTTATAGCAATTTCATTCTTTTTCGCACTCTTCTTTCTTCTTATTGTAATTTTTATGAGTGCATTCAGAGGTAGGTTATACTGTAATTCAGTATGTCCGGTTGGAACAACACTTGGTTTTATATCTAAATTTTCTGCTTTCAGACCTGTAATTAATATTGATAATTGTAACAAATGCAAACTTTGTGTGTCAAATTGCAAATCTGAGTGCATTGATATAGAAAATGGAAATATTGATATTTCAAGATGTGTGACCTGCTTTAACTGTATGACTGTTTGTAAGAGAAATGCTATTTCATATAAATTAGTTTGGGGTATAAAATCCGAGAATGAAAAGAGAGTCGTAGACGGAAGGAGAGAGGCCCTGCTGACAATGGGGCTTCTCGGCTCTTTTGTTGCTGCAAGGGCCATTGGAAGGAAGAGCTCTTCTATTCCTCACGAAAGCGAAAATGGCATTGCTCCTCCAGGTGCAATAAGTGTGAAGAATTTAAAAAGTAACTGTACTGCCTGTCAGGCTTGTGTGTCGGCCTGTCCAAACGGAATTATCAAGCCCGCAACCGGAGAATACGGTTTTGACGGTTTATTGATGCCTGTCTTGAGTTTTGAAAAGCATTTCTGTGGTTATGATTGTAATGTGTGTGCTCAGGTTTGTCCAAACGGGGCACTTATCCCTCACTCTCTTGAGGAGAAAAAGCTGACTCAGATAGGGCAGGTTAGATTCTATAAGGAGAAGTGTATTGTAGTAACCGATAACACTGCTTGCGGAGCGTGTGATGAACACTGTCCAACAAAAGCAATCACAATGGTTACATACAATGATGAGGGTCTTACCATTCCGGTTGTTGACAGAGATATCTGTATTGGTTGCGGAGGTTGTGAGTATGTTTGCCCTGCAGCTGAGAAGGCCATGATAGTTGAACCAAGAGCAGTTCATAAATTGGCTGATAAGCCAAAAGTAGAAAAACAGGAGAAAGTAGTGGTGGATGAATTTGGATTTTAA